A single window of Nocardia sp. NBC_01327 DNA harbors:
- a CDS encoding MDR family MFS transporter, with translation MSVRDEPTTDSSAQEPGPGTPTLPEPPPALTAEARRVIVVVLLGAILTFLDATVVNVALHDLSADFDVSLGTVQWVVTGYLLALAAVIPMSAWLIRRFGAARTYTIALAVFVFSSLLCGLAHNVGTLIAFRALQGIGGGLMMPVGQAILVAAAGPRGLARAMSAIGIPMVLTPVLGPTIGGLLLAHAGWAWIFWINVPIGIIGIVLAVRVLPPDTPQAGGRLDLTGLLLLSGGATALTYGLAQASARGSARLWHGVVPAAGGLALIAIFAAWALRARNPLLNLRLYRNGVFASASVAVFAMGAATFGGMILMPLYYQVIRHDDAVTTGMLLAPQGLGAAVAMFLSGRLFEKIGSVTAVVGGIICIAATIPFMTIGPESSYWLLSIALVVRGFGLGMAGMPAMTAALRAVGPDEVTDATPLLTMLQRVGGSVGTALFVVVLQQHLDNAGKDASQQASAFGTAFIWVLAATVLATAPAVFMARIEHRAAHNQDASGL, from the coding sequence ATGAGCGTGCGCGACGAACCGACAACCGACTCCTCGGCTCAGGAACCCGGCCCCGGGACACCCACCCTGCCCGAACCACCTCCAGCACTCACCGCCGAAGCCAGACGGGTCATCGTTGTCGTGCTGCTCGGGGCGATCCTCACCTTCCTCGACGCCACTGTCGTCAATGTCGCGCTGCACGATCTGTCCGCAGACTTCGACGTCTCCCTGGGAACCGTCCAGTGGGTGGTCACGGGCTACCTCCTCGCGCTGGCAGCGGTGATTCCCATGTCCGCCTGGCTGATTCGGCGCTTCGGCGCGGCCAGGACGTACACGATCGCGCTGGCCGTGTTCGTGTTCAGCTCACTGCTCTGCGGTCTGGCACACAATGTCGGCACACTCATCGCCTTCCGCGCTCTCCAGGGAATCGGCGGGGGGCTGATGATGCCGGTCGGCCAGGCCATCCTGGTCGCAGCCGCGGGCCCGCGCGGACTGGCGCGGGCCATGAGCGCCATCGGCATCCCCATGGTCCTCACCCCGGTCCTCGGGCCCACCATCGGCGGACTGCTGCTGGCACACGCGGGCTGGGCATGGATCTTCTGGATCAATGTGCCCATCGGGATCATCGGAATCGTGCTCGCTGTGCGCGTGCTGCCGCCGGACACTCCGCAGGCCGGTGGACGACTGGACCTGACAGGTCTGCTGCTGCTCTCCGGCGGGGCGACCGCACTGACATACGGTCTGGCACAGGCGAGCGCGCGCGGCTCCGCCCGACTCTGGCACGGCGTCGTCCCAGCGGCCGGCGGCCTTGCACTCATCGCGATATTTGCGGCCTGGGCTTTACGGGCACGCAACCCGCTACTGAACCTGCGCCTCTACCGGAACGGCGTCTTCGCGTCCGCTTCGGTCGCCGTATTCGCCATGGGCGCAGCAACCTTCGGCGGAATGATCCTGATGCCGCTGTACTACCAGGTGATCCGGCACGATGACGCGGTGACGACGGGCATGCTGCTGGCACCGCAGGGGCTCGGCGCGGCGGTGGCAATGTTCTTGTCGGGCAGGCTGTTCGAGAAGATCGGCAGCGTGACGGCTGTCGTCGGCGGGATCATCTGCATTGCCGCGACCATCCCCTTCATGACAATAGGGCCCGAAAGTTCCTACTGGTTATTGAGTATCGCCTTGGTGGTGCGCGGATTCGGCCTCGGCATGGCGGGGATGCCGGCCATGACCGCCGCCTTGCGAGCCGTGGGCCCCGACGAGGTCACCGACGCGACGCCCCTCCTCACTATGCTCCAGCGTGTCGGCGGCTCGGTGGGCACCGCACTGTTCGTCGTTGTGCTGCAACAGCATTTGGACAACGCGGGCAAGGATGCATCCCAGCAGGCGTCGGCCTTCGGGACTGCATTCATATGGGTGCTCGCGGCTACTGTCCTCGCCACGGCGCCCGCAGTCTTCATGGCGCGTATCGAACATCGCGCCGCGCACAATCAAGACGCATCAGGTTTGTGA
- a CDS encoding TetR/AcrR family transcriptional regulator, with translation MSSDAAKSRRSPQSEERVRDAERSGRALVDAALSEFSAKGYAGTRIQDIANRAGLNKQLISYYFGGKEGLYREIQGRSAERGKMVAETDQTLEEIALQYLDAGLRDPRYIRLALWRGLTDPAEFENADVDALEDQMLDQDVTNIERAQARGEIAADLDPGFVRLILMSIVMAPGVLPRSAHHLLGHDPGSAEFRAKYGEQVQRLIAHLQDHKPDAS, from the coding sequence ATGTCATCCGATGCGGCAAAGTCGCGCCGTTCGCCGCAATCCGAAGAGCGCGTCCGCGACGCAGAGCGGTCCGGCCGCGCTTTGGTTGATGCGGCACTGAGTGAATTCTCCGCCAAAGGTTATGCGGGCACGAGAATTCAGGATATTGCAAATCGTGCGGGCTTGAACAAACAGTTGATCAGTTATTATTTCGGAGGTAAAGAAGGGCTGTATCGAGAGATACAGGGCCGGTCGGCCGAGCGTGGGAAAATGGTTGCCGAGACCGATCAGACGCTCGAGGAAATTGCTCTGCAGTACCTCGACGCAGGACTGCGGGATCCTCGTTATATCCGCTTGGCGCTGTGGCGCGGCTTGACCGATCCGGCGGAATTCGAGAATGCCGACGTGGACGCGCTGGAAGATCAGATGCTGGATCAGGACGTGACGAATATCGAACGCGCGCAGGCGCGGGGCGAGATCGCGGCGGATCTGGACCCCGGCTTCGTACGTCTCATTCTGATGAGCATTGTCATGGCTCCCGGCGTACTGCCCCGCAGTGCGCACCATCTACTCGGACACGATCCCGGTAGTGCTGAATTCCGGGCGAAGTACGGTGAGCAGGTGCAGCGGTTGATCGCGCACCTGCAGGATCACAAACCTGATGCGTCTTGA
- a CDS encoding SAM-dependent methyltransferase, which yields MSSNDFEPRQLDTHKPSSARIYHHMITGEVIFESDLPFIHRLYADIPFYPLWAQHNRRFLGRAVRYMAANGIRQFLDIGSGLPTGGNTHEVARELVPDARVVYVDNDEEAINRARDLLRNEQVLDTTAMVDADLRDPARILEHPDTQRLIDFSEPVGLLVVSVLPWVTDADEPAALIRQLRDAVAPGSYIAMTHVSLEDAGQKIKEQVAAGAAVFTDASTPVTLRNRNQFATFFEGWTMTEPGITYATDWHPDQPVDTDDYARPCNFAAVGSLP from the coding sequence ATGTCCAGCAATGACTTCGAGCCACGGCAACTCGACACGCACAAGCCGAGTTCGGCGCGCATCTACCATCACATGATCACCGGCGAAGTGATCTTCGAATCGGATCTGCCCTTCATCCATCGCCTCTACGCCGATATCCCGTTCTATCCGCTCTGGGCGCAGCACAATCGCCGGTTCCTGGGTCGTGCGGTGCGATATATGGCCGCCAATGGAATTCGCCAGTTCCTCGACATCGGGTCGGGCTTGCCGACCGGGGGCAATACGCACGAGGTCGCCCGGGAGCTGGTGCCGGACGCCCGCGTCGTCTACGTCGACAATGACGAAGAGGCCATCAACCGGGCCCGCGATCTGCTGCGGAACGAACAGGTGCTCGACACCACCGCGATGGTCGACGCCGATCTGCGGGATCCGGCGCGGATTCTCGAACACCCTGACACACAACGCCTTATCGACTTCTCCGAACCGGTCGGACTGCTGGTGGTCTCGGTCCTGCCCTGGGTGACCGACGCCGATGAGCCCGCGGCATTGATCCGGCAGCTGCGCGATGCGGTTGCGCCCGGCAGCTACATCGCGATGACACATGTGTCGCTCGAGGACGCGGGCCAGAAGATCAAAGAGCAGGTAGCCGCCGGCGCCGCGGTCTTCACCGATGCCAGCACACCCGTCACGCTGCGAAACCGGAACCAGTTCGCGACGTTCTTCGAGGGTTGGACGATGACCGAACCGGGCATCACCTACGCCACGGACTGGCACCCCGATCAGCCGGTCGATACCGACGACTACGCCCGCCCCTGCAACTTCGCCGCTGTGGGAAGCCTTCCCTAG
- a CDS encoding helix-turn-helix domain-containing protein: MARTARKVLLGREIDAMLRRARTTQAEAGKLIGVSQSRIAAAVAGNGNLSADDLEQLARKLGVLDEAYIRIVLDLRGDNHRRGFWTSGYRRAYIEELRLLVDLEDVADRLRETGAEIVPGLLQHPNYIRALHEPLQLDPGDPDAVTVEDYVEARIARQQILFKRNAPESHTILSESCLRRTYGGDAVMLDQLVHLIELSQRPNIQIQVMPFTHQAPGAGMEDRYILVRVPSPGAAGDLEMAVVEAQGEIRYIDDKPAVGIRDKIFNRLAMTALSPADSRQFIEHLARGLRSRPSVHR; the protein is encoded by the coding sequence ATGGCGAGAACCGCACGAAAAGTGCTCCTGGGACGGGAAATCGACGCGATGCTGCGCCGCGCGCGCACCACCCAGGCCGAGGCGGGCAAGCTGATCGGGGTCAGTCAGTCGCGCATCGCGGCGGCGGTCGCCGGCAATGGCAATCTCAGCGCCGACGACCTCGAGCAACTGGCGCGAAAACTCGGCGTCCTCGACGAGGCCTACATTCGCATCGTGCTGGATCTGCGCGGTGACAACCACCGACGCGGGTTCTGGACCTCGGGCTATCGTCGCGCCTACATCGAGGAGCTGCGGCTGCTGGTCGACCTCGAGGATGTGGCGGACCGGCTGCGGGAAACCGGGGCCGAGATCGTGCCCGGACTCCTGCAGCACCCCAACTACATTCGCGCACTGCACGAACCCCTGCAGCTCGACCCCGGCGATCCGGACGCGGTGACCGTCGAGGACTACGTGGAGGCGCGGATCGCCCGTCAGCAGATCCTGTTCAAGCGCAACGCACCCGAATCCCACACGATCCTGTCCGAATCCTGCCTGCGGCGGACCTACGGCGGTGATGCGGTGATGCTCGATCAACTCGTCCACCTCATCGAGCTGTCCCAGCGTCCGAACATCCAGATCCAGGTCATGCCGTTCACCCACCAGGCGCCGGGCGCGGGTATGGAAGACCGCTACATCCTGGTCCGGGTGCCGTCTCCGGGAGCCGCGGGCGACCTCGAGATGGCGGTGGTGGAGGCGCAGGGCGAGATTCGCTACATCGACGACAAGCCCGCGGTCGGCATTCGCGACAAGATCTTCAACCGCCTCGCCATGACCGCGCTCAGTCCCGCCGACTCCCGCCAGTTCATCGAACACCTCGCCCGCGGTCTGCGCAGTCGGCCGTCTGTGCATCGATAG